A single genomic interval of Streptomyces showdoensis harbors:
- a CDS encoding S-adenosylmethionine:tRNA ribosyltransferase-isomerase — MTALLGGRAVPEELSARVPAEQRGPGRGRDDVRLLVSGGPGGTEVAHRAFRELPGLLRAGDVLVVNTSTTLAAAVDGRLGPEPGGERLVVHFSTRGDDGRWAVELRVPDGAGTTRPRPGGPAGAVVRLPGGARLVLEEPLARGAERLWWARPDVGVAELLARHGRPIRYGYTERDQPLSAYRTVFALPSPDGAGSAEMPSAGRPFTARLVAELVSRGVQFAPVVLHTGVASAEAHEPPYPERFEVPATTAWLVNAARAGGGRVIAVGTTAVRALESAVGPPGRPPEGAAALRGPGGPLGPSGAPRASGEGTPAAQTPGRRPAGTRAGAGTDAGAGTDTGTDTNTDTDTGAGAGAGAGGRAVLATGAGASGRKPAVVRAAAGWTGLVVTPERGVRVVDGLLTGLHEPEASHLLMLEAVAGRPALRRAYAEAVRERYLWHEFGDLHLILPEENPHRTHC, encoded by the coding sequence GTGACCGCGCTGCTCGGCGGGCGGGCGGTGCCGGAGGAGCTGTCGGCGCGGGTGCCGGCCGAGCAGCGCGGGCCGGGGCGCGGCCGGGACGACGTACGGCTGCTGGTGTCGGGCGGGCCGGGCGGCACCGAGGTGGCGCACCGGGCGTTCCGGGAGCTGCCGGGGCTGCTGCGGGCCGGGGACGTCCTGGTGGTCAACACCTCCACGACGCTGGCGGCGGCGGTGGACGGGCGGCTCGGGCCGGAGCCGGGCGGGGAGCGGCTGGTCGTCCACTTCTCCACGCGGGGGGACGACGGCCGGTGGGCGGTGGAGCTGCGCGTCCCGGACGGGGCGGGCACGACGCGGCCGCGGCCGGGCGGTCCGGCGGGGGCGGTGGTGCGGCTGCCGGGCGGGGCGCGGCTGGTCCTGGAGGAGCCCTTGGCGCGGGGCGCGGAGCGGCTGTGGTGGGCGCGGCCGGACGTCGGGGTGGCGGAGCTGCTCGCGCGGCACGGGCGGCCGATCCGCTACGGGTACACGGAGCGGGACCAGCCGCTGTCGGCCTACCGGACGGTGTTCGCGCTGCCGTCGCCGGACGGCGCGGGCTCGGCGGAGATGCCGAGCGCGGGGCGTCCCTTCACTGCGCGGCTGGTCGCGGAGCTGGTGAGCCGGGGCGTGCAGTTCGCCCCGGTCGTCCTGCACACGGGGGTGGCCTCGGCGGAGGCGCACGAGCCGCCGTATCCGGAGCGCTTCGAGGTGCCGGCGACGACGGCGTGGCTGGTGAACGCGGCGCGGGCCGGCGGGGGCCGGGTGATCGCGGTGGGGACGACGGCCGTGCGGGCGCTGGAGTCCGCGGTGGGGCCGCCCGGCCGGCCGCCGGAGGGCGCCGCGGCGCTCCGGGGCCCGGGCGGCCCGCTCGGGCCGAGTGGCGCGCCCCGTGCGTCAGGAGAGGGGACGCCGGCCGCGCAGACCCCGGGTCGGCGGCCGGCGGGCACCCGGGCGGGGGCGGGGACGGACGCTGGAGCGGGGACGGACACGGGGACGGACACGAACACGGATACGGATACGGGGGCGGGGGCCGGAGCGGGGGCCGGGGGCCGGGCGGTGCTGGCGACCGGCGCGGGGGCGTCCGGTCGGAAGCCGGCGGTCGTGCGGGCCGCGGCCGGGTGGACCGGGCTCGTCGTCACGCCCGAGCGCGGGGTGCGGGTGGTGGACGGGCTGCTGACCGGGCTGCACGAGCCGGAGGCCTCGCATCTGCTGATGCTGGAGGCGGTGGCCGGGCGGCCCGCGCTGCGCCGGGCGTACGCCGAGGCGGTGCGCGAGCGCTACCTCTGGCACGAGTTCGGCGACCTGCACCTCATCCTTCCGGAGGAGAACCCTCACCGTACGCATTGCTGA
- a CDS encoding NfeD family protein, whose translation MDIDAWVWWLIGAVGLGIPLVLTAMPEFGMLSVGAVAGAVTAALGFGIVAQVIAFAAVSVALIAVVRPIAARHRDDRPRLATGIDALKGRQALVLERVDSAGGRIKLNGEVWSARTLDTGQSFEPGEQVDVIDIDGATAVVM comes from the coding sequence GTGGACATCGACGCATGGGTCTGGTGGCTGATCGGCGCGGTGGGGCTCGGCATTCCCCTGGTGCTCACCGCGATGCCCGAGTTCGGCATGCTCTCCGTCGGCGCCGTCGCCGGGGCGGTGACCGCGGCCCTCGGCTTCGGGATCGTCGCGCAGGTGATCGCCTTCGCCGCGGTCTCCGTCGCCCTCATCGCGGTGGTCCGCCCCATCGCGGCCCGCCACCGCGACGACCGCCCCCGACTCGCCACCGGCATCGACGCCCTGAAGGGCCGTCAGGCCCTGGTCCTGGAACGGGTGGACTCGGCAGGCGGCCGCATCAAGCTCAACGGCGAGGTCTGGTCCGCCCGCACGCTCGACACCGGCCAGAGCTTCGAGCCCGGAGAACAGGTCGACGTCATCGACATCGACGGAGCCACCGCCGTCGTCATGTGA
- a CDS encoding response regulator transcription factor — translation MAEEKRKTIRVLLVDDHQVVRRGLRTFLEVQDDIEVVGEAADGAEGVAAAEQLRPDVVLMDVKMPGTDGIEALRRLRELANPARVLIVTSFTEQRTVVPALRAGASGYVYKDIDPDALAGAIRSVHAGHVLLQPEVAGALLSQEDHGPGGGTGRGSTLTEREREVLGLIADGRSNREIARVLVLSEKTVKTHVSNILMKLDLADRTQAALWAVRHGLTT, via the coding sequence GTGGCTGAGGAGAAGAGGAAGACGATCCGCGTCCTCCTGGTGGACGACCACCAGGTCGTCCGCCGCGGTCTGCGCACCTTCCTGGAGGTCCAGGACGACATAGAGGTGGTGGGGGAGGCCGCCGACGGCGCCGAGGGCGTGGCCGCCGCCGAGCAGCTGCGGCCCGACGTCGTCCTCATGGACGTCAAGATGCCCGGCACCGACGGCATCGAGGCCCTGCGCCGCCTCCGCGAGCTGGCCAACCCGGCGCGCGTCCTGATCGTCACCAGCTTCACCGAACAGCGCACGGTCGTCCCCGCGCTGCGCGCCGGCGCGAGCGGATACGTCTACAAGGACATCGACCCCGACGCGCTCGCCGGCGCCATCCGCTCCGTCCACGCCGGCCACGTGCTGCTCCAGCCCGAGGTCGCCGGCGCCCTGCTCAGCCAGGAGGACCACGGCCCGGGCGGCGGCACCGGGCGCGGCTCCACGCTGACCGAGCGGGAGCGGGAGGTCCTCGGCCTGATCGCCGACGGGCGCTCCAACCGGGAGATCGCCCGGGTGCTCGTCCTCTCCGAGAAGACGGTCAAGACCCACGTCTCGAACATCCTCATGAAGCTGGACCTCGCCGACCGCACCCAGGCCGCGCTCTGGGCCGTACGGCACGGCCTCACCACCTGA
- a CDS encoding transglycosylase SLT domain-containing protein gives MSAKTPGHSRGLKKTHKAAIAGVAALSAAAIGFSLVPGNGGATETEPQALANTQQVAWSYDANSPQAKALAASLDSQQSTIELKAKQDAAAKAKAKAAADAKAKAEAKAKAEAKAKADAKKRAEAKAAASRAAVRKPVFANNLDGWIREALYIMDKHDIPGTYNGIHKNVMRESSGNPFAINNWDINAINGVPSKGLLQVIYPTFKAYHIPGTKFDQYDPVANIVAACNYAADRYGSIDNVNSAY, from the coding sequence ATGTCTGCGAAGACCCCTGGCCACAGTCGTGGTCTGAAGAAGACCCACAAGGCCGCGATCGCCGGCGTCGCCGCCCTCAGCGCCGCCGCCATCGGCTTCTCCCTGGTCCCCGGCAACGGTGGCGCCACCGAGACGGAGCCGCAGGCGCTGGCCAACACGCAGCAGGTCGCCTGGTCGTACGACGCGAACAGCCCGCAGGCGAAGGCGCTGGCCGCCAGCCTCGACTCCCAGCAGTCCACGATCGAGCTCAAGGCCAAGCAGGACGCCGCCGCCAAGGCGAAGGCCAAGGCCGCCGCCGACGCGAAGGCCAAGGCGGAGGCCAAGGCGAAGGCCGAGGCCAAGGCCAAGGCCGACGCGAAGAAGCGCGCCGAGGCGAAGGCGGCCGCGAGCCGCGCCGCCGTCCGCAAGCCGGTCTTCGCGAACAACCTCGACGGCTGGATTCGCGAGGCGCTCTACATCATGGACAAGCACGACATCCCGGGCACCTACAACGGCATCCACAAGAACGTGATGCGCGAGTCCAGCGGCAACCCGTTCGCGATCAACAACTGGGACATCAACGCCATCAACGGCGTCCCGTCCAAGGGTCTGCTGCAGGTCATCTACCCGACCTTCAAGGCCTACCACATCCCCGGCACCAAGTTCGACCAGTACGACCCGGTCGCCAACATCGTCGCCGCCTGCAACTACGCGGCCGACCGCTACGGCTCGATCGACAACGTCAACAGCGCGTACTGA
- a CDS encoding ABC transporter ATP-binding protein translates to MSDVLELVDVSVVRDGRALVDGVSWSVKEGERWVILGPNGAGKTTLLNIASSYLYPTKGTATILGERLGGVDVFDLRPRIGMAGIAMAEKLPKRQTVLETVLTAAYGMTATWHEDYDPVDEERAKAFLDRLGMTDYLDRKFGTLSEGERKRTLIARAMMTDPELLLLDEPAAGLDLGGREDLVRRLGRLARDPYAPSMIMVTHHVEEIAPGFTHVLMIRQGKVLAAGPMETELTSRNLSLCFGLPLVVEHVGDRYTAQGLPLK, encoded by the coding sequence ATGAGCGATGTACTGGAGCTGGTGGACGTATCCGTGGTCCGCGACGGACGCGCTCTGGTGGACGGGGTCTCCTGGTCGGTCAAGGAGGGTGAGCGCTGGGTCATCCTCGGCCCCAACGGCGCCGGCAAGACCACCCTGCTCAACATCGCCTCCAGCTACCTCTACCCCACCAAGGGCACCGCCACCATCCTCGGCGAGCGCCTCGGTGGCGTGGACGTCTTCGACCTCCGCCCCCGCATCGGCATGGCCGGCATCGCGATGGCGGAGAAGCTCCCCAAGCGCCAGACCGTCCTGGAGACCGTCCTCACCGCCGCGTACGGCATGACGGCGACCTGGCACGAGGACTACGACCCGGTCGACGAGGAGCGCGCCAAGGCCTTCCTCGACCGGCTCGGCATGACCGACTACCTGGACCGGAAGTTCGGCACCCTCTCCGAGGGCGAGCGCAAGCGCACCCTCATCGCCCGCGCGATGATGACCGACCCCGAGCTCCTCCTCCTCGACGAGCCCGCCGCCGGCCTCGACCTCGGCGGCCGCGAGGACCTGGTCCGCCGCCTCGGCCGACTGGCCCGCGACCCGTACGCCCCCTCGATGATCATGGTGACCCACCACGTCGAGGAGATCGCCCCCGGCTTCACCCACGTGCTGATGATCCGTCAGGGCAAGGTCCTCGCCGCCGGCCCCATGGAGACCGAGCTGACCTCCCGCAACCTCTCCCTCTGCTTCGGCCTCCCCCTCGTCGTCGAGCACGTCGGCGACCGCTACACCGCCCAGGGCCTGCCCCTCAAGTAG
- a CDS encoding SDR family oxidoreductase, whose translation MPVAIVTGASRGLGRALALALAGRGWDLVLDARTPSVLEGTAREAGRLGAGVVAVPGDITDAGHRAELVAAAKGLGGLDLLVNNAGILGVEPLVTLEEHPLDRFRAALETNLVAPLGLVQQALPLLRAAPAGAVLDISSDAAVEAYPTWGGYGATKAGLDLLSGVLAVEEPGLRVWWVDPGSMRTRMLAAAEPDEDLAGTPAPEEVAPAFLRLLDERLPSGRYTAADLAGVAR comes from the coding sequence ATGCCTGTCGCGATCGTCACGGGGGCGTCGAGGGGTCTGGGGCGGGCACTGGCGCTCGCGCTGGCCGGCCGGGGCTGGGACCTGGTCCTGGACGCGCGGACGCCGTCCGTACTGGAGGGGACGGCCCGCGAGGCGGGGCGGCTCGGGGCCGGGGTGGTGGCGGTGCCGGGCGACATCACGGACGCCGGGCACCGCGCGGAGCTGGTGGCCGCCGCGAAGGGGCTCGGCGGGCTGGATCTGCTGGTGAACAACGCGGGGATCCTGGGCGTCGAGCCGCTGGTGACGCTGGAGGAGCATCCGCTGGACCGGTTCCGGGCGGCGCTGGAGACCAATCTGGTGGCCCCGCTGGGGCTGGTCCAGCAGGCGCTGCCGCTGCTGCGCGCGGCGCCCGCGGGGGCGGTGCTCGACATCAGCTCGGACGCGGCGGTGGAGGCGTACCCCACGTGGGGCGGGTACGGGGCGACGAAGGCCGGGCTCGACCTGCTGTCGGGCGTGCTCGCGGTGGAGGAGCCCGGGCTGCGGGTGTGGTGGGTGGATCCGGGCAGCATGCGGACCCGGATGCTGGCGGCGGCGGAACCCGACGAGGACCTGGCGGGCACGCCGGCCCCGGAGGAGGTCGCCCCGGCGTTCCTCCGGCTGCTCGACGAGCGTCTGCCGAGCGGCCGCTACACGGCCGCGGACCTGGCGGGGGTGGCCCGGTGA
- a CDS encoding FHA domain-containing protein, with protein MGHGVPELVLELNGRTWTLDPSRSYTLGRDPQGDLVIDDARVSWRHATVSWGGRSWVIEDHGSTNGTFVQGQRVHQVEIGPGSAVHLGNATDGPRLNLAAAGAPAQQQAAAPAQQAPAPQAQPAHQAHAAGQQQAAAQADWATHQAPPPQQGWQQPQQQAPQGVPHQQVPQAQQPPQPQVPHQQAGPQGAYPVHGDRSPTTFHQLNLGHVMRIGRGLENELVVSDLQVSRQHAKFQATPDGRFEITDLGSHNGTYVNGQPIPKNGTVLIGPNDIVGVGHSTFRIVGSQLEEFVDTGDVSFSARHLTVTVEGGKQILKDVTFGVPEKSLIGVIGPSGSGKSTLLKALTGYRPANEGDVLYDNRSLYKQFAELRQRIGLVPQDDILHKELTVQKALRYAAKLRFPGDTAEAEREARIDEVLRELKLDIHKEKKVTSLSGGQRKRVSVALELLTKPSLIFLDEPTSGLDPGMDRDVMQLLRGLADDGRTVLVVTHSVAELGLCDKLLVMAPGGSVAYFGPPEEALNFFGYSTWADVFSAFENYRDYDWAGRWKGSQHYQMYAAEIDAVAAQPVQLPQQAQQALARPPKPQGWGSQLWTLIRRYVSVIASDRGFLALMVILPAVLGAVSVVIPADFGLGKPVAPSRFNGDAGTIMLILAVGMCFSGAANSVRELIKERVIYERERATGLSRSAYLMSKVIVLGVITAFQGVIICGIGFSTRELPEEGLFMPPAIELCIQVIALGLTSMMVGLVISALVKTAEKTMPLLVMFAIIQVVFTGILFQVYGSPGLEQFAWLMPSRWGIAGAGTTLDLAHLMPPWDHKNPDNTDALWEHSVGQWSLDLGIQLLMATVCCVLVARLLRRHEPEVMRK; from the coding sequence GTGGGGCATGGAGTGCCAGAACTCGTACTGGAATTGAATGGAAGGACCTGGACCCTCGATCCGTCCAGGTCGTACACCCTCGGCCGCGATCCCCAGGGCGACCTGGTGATCGACGACGCCAGGGTCTCGTGGCGGCACGCCACCGTCAGCTGGGGCGGCCGTAGTTGGGTCATCGAGGACCACGGCTCCACCAACGGCACGTTCGTGCAGGGCCAGCGGGTCCACCAGGTGGAGATCGGGCCGGGCTCGGCCGTCCACCTCGGCAACGCCACCGACGGCCCGCGGCTGAACCTCGCCGCCGCCGGCGCGCCGGCCCAGCAGCAGGCGGCCGCGCCGGCCCAGCAGGCTCCGGCCCCGCAGGCGCAGCCCGCGCACCAGGCGCACGCCGCCGGGCAGCAGCAGGCCGCTGCGCAGGCCGACTGGGCCACCCACCAGGCCCCGCCGCCGCAGCAGGGCTGGCAGCAGCCGCAGCAGCAGGCCCCGCAGGGGGTGCCACACCAGCAGGTGCCGCAGGCCCAGCAGCCGCCGCAGCCGCAGGTCCCGCACCAGCAGGCCGGCCCGCAGGGCGCCTACCCGGTGCACGGCGACCGCAGCCCCACCACCTTCCACCAGCTGAACCTCGGCCATGTCATGCGCATCGGCCGTGGGCTCGAGAACGAACTGGTCGTCTCCGACCTCCAGGTCTCGCGCCAGCACGCCAAGTTCCAGGCGACGCCCGACGGCCGGTTCGAGATCACCGACCTCGGCTCGCACAACGGCACGTACGTCAACGGTCAGCCGATCCCGAAGAACGGCACCGTTCTCATCGGCCCCAACGACATCGTCGGCGTCGGCCACTCGACCTTCCGGATCGTCGGCAGCCAGCTCGAGGAGTTCGTCGACACCGGCGACGTCTCCTTCTCCGCCCGCCACCTCACGGTGACGGTCGAGGGCGGCAAGCAGATCCTCAAGGACGTCACCTTCGGCGTCCCGGAGAAGTCGCTGATCGGCGTCATCGGCCCGTCCGGCTCCGGAAAGTCCACCCTCCTCAAGGCGCTGACCGGCTACCGCCCGGCCAACGAGGGCGACGTCCTCTACGACAACCGCAGCCTCTACAAGCAGTTCGCCGAGCTGCGCCAGCGCATCGGTCTGGTCCCGCAGGACGACATCCTGCACAAGGAGCTGACCGTCCAGAAGGCGCTGCGCTACGCGGCCAAGCTCCGCTTCCCCGGCGACACCGCCGAGGCCGAGCGCGAGGCCCGCATCGACGAGGTGCTGCGCGAGCTCAAGCTGGACATCCACAAGGAGAAGAAGGTCACCTCCCTCTCCGGTGGCCAGCGCAAGCGCGTCTCCGTCGCCCTGGAGCTGCTCACCAAGCCCTCGCTGATCTTCCTGGACGAGCCGACCTCCGGCCTCGACCCGGGCATGGACCGCGACGTCATGCAGCTGCTGCGCGGCCTCGCCGACGACGGCCGCACGGTCCTCGTCGTCACCCACTCGGTGGCCGAGCTCGGCCTGTGCGACAAGCTGCTCGTGATGGCGCCCGGCGGCTCGGTGGCGTACTTCGGTCCGCCGGAGGAGGCGCTGAACTTCTTCGGCTACTCCACCTGGGCCGACGTCTTCTCCGCCTTCGAGAACTACCGCGACTACGACTGGGCGGGCCGCTGGAAGGGCTCGCAGCACTACCAGATGTACGCGGCGGAGATCGACGCCGTCGCCGCCCAGCCGGTCCAGCTGCCGCAGCAGGCCCAGCAGGCGCTGGCCCGCCCGCCCAAGCCGCAGGGCTGGGGCTCCCAGCTGTGGACCCTGATCCGCCGCTACGTCTCGGTGATCGCCTCCGACCGGGGCTTCCTGGCCCTGATGGTGATCCTGCCGGCCGTGCTCGGCGCGGTCTCCGTGGTCATCCCGGCCGACTTCGGCCTCGGCAAGCCCGTCGCGCCGTCCCGCTTCAACGGCGACGCCGGCACGATCATGCTGATCCTCGCGGTCGGCATGTGCTTCTCGGGCGCGGCCAACTCCGTACGAGAGCTGATCAAGGAACGGGTCATCTACGAGCGGGAGCGCGCCACCGGCCTGTCCCGCTCCGCGTACCTGATGTCCAAGGTCATCGTCCTCGGCGTGATCACCGCCTTCCAGGGCGTGATCATCTGCGGCATCGGCTTCTCCACCCGCGAGCTGCCGGAGGAGGGCCTCTTCATGCCGCCGGCGATCGAGCTGTGCATCCAGGTCATCGCCCTCGGCCTCACCTCGATGATGGTCGGCCTGGTCATCTCGGCCCTGGTGAAGACCGCCGAGAAGACCATGCCGCTGCTCGTCATGTTCGCGATCATCCAGGTCGTGTTCACCGGCATCCTCTTCCAGGTCTACGGCTCGCCCGGCCTGGAGCAGTTCGCCTGGCTGATGCCCTCCCGCTGGGGCATCGCCGGCGCCGGCACCACGCTCGACCTGGCCCACCTGATGCCGCCGTGGGACCACAAGAACCCGGACAACACCGACGCCCTGTGGGAGCACTCGGTGGGGCAGTGGAGCCTCGACCTCGGCATCCAGCTGCTCATGGCGACCGTCTGCTGCGTGCTCGTCGCGCGGCTGCTGCGCCGCCACGAGCCCGAGGTCATGCGCAAGTAA
- a CDS encoding GAF domain-containing sensor histidine kinase, producing the protein MSHRPSSGLAAVSSALLAMNRQMEVRDVLKTIVASARELLDAEYAALGVPDDHGGFAQFVVDGVSDEQWRAIGPLPRQHGILAAMLHKAEPERLADVREDPRFEGWPEAHPDMSDFLGLPVRDGDEILAALFLANKRCPKPGGGCGFTAEDEELLTLLAQHAAIALTNARLYERSRELTIAEERSRLAHELHDAVSQKLFSLRLTAQAAAALVDRDPARAKEELQQVAGLAAEAADELRAAVVELRPAALDEDGLVHTLRTQIQVLDRAHTARVTFDSAGVRALPAAQEEAVLRVAQEALHNALRHSGAALVTVSLTRSGQGARLAVTDDGRGFDPRTVRSAGRHLGLVSMRDRSAGVGGTLTVTSAPGRGTTIEMEVPGG; encoded by the coding sequence ATGAGCCACCGACCGAGCTCCGGCCTGGCCGCCGTGAGCAGCGCCCTGCTGGCGATGAACCGCCAGATGGAGGTCCGCGACGTCCTCAAGACGATCGTCGCCTCCGCCCGAGAGCTGCTCGACGCCGAGTACGCGGCGCTCGGCGTCCCGGACGACCACGGCGGCTTCGCCCAGTTCGTCGTCGACGGGGTCAGCGACGAGCAGTGGCGGGCCATCGGCCCGCTGCCCCGGCAGCACGGCATCCTCGCCGCGATGCTCCACAAGGCCGAGCCCGAGCGGCTCGCCGACGTCCGCGAGGACCCCCGCTTCGAGGGCTGGCCCGAGGCACACCCGGACATGTCCGACTTCCTCGGCCTCCCGGTCCGCGACGGCGACGAGATCCTCGCCGCGCTCTTCCTCGCCAACAAGCGCTGCCCGAAGCCGGGCGGCGGCTGCGGCTTCACCGCCGAGGACGAGGAGCTCCTGACGCTCCTCGCCCAGCACGCGGCGATCGCCCTGACCAACGCCCGGCTGTACGAGCGCAGCCGCGAGCTCACCATCGCCGAGGAGCGCTCCCGCCTCGCCCACGAGCTGCACGACGCGGTCAGCCAGAAGCTGTTCTCCCTGCGGCTCACCGCCCAGGCCGCCGCCGCGCTCGTCGACCGCGACCCGGCCCGTGCCAAGGAGGAGCTCCAGCAGGTCGCCGGGCTGGCCGCCGAGGCCGCCGACGAGCTGCGCGCCGCCGTCGTCGAGCTGCGGCCCGCCGCGCTGGACGAGGACGGCCTCGTCCACACCCTGCGCACCCAGATCCAGGTCCTCGACCGGGCCCACACCGCCCGGGTGACCTTCGACAGCGCCGGCGTCCGCGCACTGCCCGCCGCCCAGGAGGAGGCCGTGCTGCGGGTCGCCCAGGAGGCCCTGCACAACGCGCTGCGCCACTCCGGCGCGGCCCTCGTCACCGTCTCCCTCACCCGCAGCGGCCAGGGAGCACGGCTCGCCGTCACCGACGACGGCCGGGGCTTCGACCCGCGGACCGTCCGCAGCGCCGGCCGCCACCTGGGCCTGGTCTCCATGCGCGACCGGTCCGCCGGGGTGGGCGGCACACTGACCGTGACATCGGCCCCGGGGCGGGGCACCACGATCGAGATGGAGGTCCCCGGTGGCTGA
- a CDS encoding chaplin, translating to MKNLKKAAALTMVAGGIVAAGAGVASANADAQGQALHSPGVASGNLVQVPVHVPVNVSGNTINVIGLLNPAFGNGAVNH from the coding sequence GTGAAGAACCTCAAGAAGGCCGCCGCCCTCACCATGGTCGCCGGTGGCATCGTCGCCGCCGGTGCCGGCGTCGCCTCCGCCAACGCGGACGCCCAGGGCCAGGCCCTCCACTCCCCGGGCGTCGCCTCCGGCAACCTGGTGCAGGTCCCGGTCCACGTTCCCGTGAACGTCTCCGGCAACACGATCAACGTGATCGGCCTGCTCAACCCGGCCTTCGGCAACGGCGCCGTCAACCACTGA
- a CDS encoding SPFH domain-containing protein encodes MSAVIIVLIILVVLVFIALIKTIQVIPQASAAIVERFGRYTRTLNAGLNIVVPFIDRIRNRIDLREQVVPFPPQPVITQDNLVVNIDTVIYYQVTDARAATYEVASYIQAIEQLTVTTLRNIIGGMDLERTLTSREEINAALRGVLDEATGKWGIRVNRVELKAIEPPTSIQDSMEKQMRADRDKRAAILTAEGIRQSQILTAEGEKQSAILRAEGEAKAAALKAEGEAQAVRTVFEAIHAGDPDQKLLSYQYLQMLPKIAEGDANKLWIVPSEIGDALKGLSGAFGNVAPGVPGFDTKTPSPRNGSERREEPRVD; translated from the coding sequence ATGTCAGCAGTCATCATCGTCCTGATCATTCTGGTGGTGCTTGTCTTCATCGCCCTGATCAAGACCATCCAGGTCATCCCCCAGGCGAGCGCCGCGATCGTGGAGCGCTTCGGCCGCTACACCCGCACGCTCAACGCCGGGCTCAACATCGTGGTCCCGTTCATCGACCGCATCCGCAACCGCATCGACCTCCGCGAGCAGGTCGTGCCCTTCCCGCCGCAGCCGGTGATCACCCAGGACAACCTGGTCGTCAACATCGACACCGTCATCTACTACCAGGTGACCGACGCGCGCGCCGCGACCTACGAGGTCGCCAGCTACATCCAGGCCATCGAGCAGCTCACCGTCACCACGCTCCGCAACATCATCGGCGGCATGGACCTGGAGCGCACCCTCACCTCCCGCGAGGAGATCAACGCGGCCCTGCGCGGCGTCCTCGACGAGGCCACCGGCAAGTGGGGCATCCGCGTCAACCGCGTCGAGCTCAAGGCGATCGAGCCGCCCACCTCCATCCAGGACTCGATGGAGAAGCAGATGCGCGCCGATCGCGACAAGCGCGCCGCCATCCTCACCGCCGAGGGCATCCGCCAGTCCCAGATCCTCACCGCCGAGGGCGAGAAGCAGTCCGCGATCCTGCGCGCCGAGGGCGAGGCCAAGGCCGCCGCCCTCAAGGCCGAGGGCGAGGCCCAGGCCGTCCGCACGGTCTTCGAGGCCATCCACGCGGGCGACCCCGACCAGAAGCTGCTCTCCTACCAGTACCTCCAGATGCTCCCGAAGATCGCCGAGGGCGACGCCAACAAGCTCTGGATCGTGCCCAGCGAGATCGGCGACGCCCTCAAGGGCCTCTCCGGCGCCTTCGGCAACGTGGCCCCCGGCGTCCCCGGCTTCGACACCAAGACCCCGTCGCCCCGCAACGGTTCGGAGCGCCGCGAAGAACCCCGGGTTGACTGA
- a CDS encoding sulfite exporter TauE/SafE family protein produces the protein MALSIWEALAVFGAGTAAGAINTVVGSGTLITFPVLLATGLPPITANVSNTLGLVSGSISGAVGYRSELKGQKARVLRLGGTALVGGLVGAILLLALPSDAFDAIVPVLIGIALLLVLLQPRIAAAVQRRREATGTEAHPDGGPVLLVGLFLASIYGGYFGAAQGVLYLSLMGLLIHDTLQRINAVKNILGAVVNGVAAAFFLFVADFDWTAVLLIAVGSTIGGQIGAKVGKRLSPAVLRGVIIAVGIVAILQLTLK, from the coding sequence ATGGCTTTGTCCATCTGGGAAGCACTGGCAGTCTTCGGCGCCGGCACCGCGGCCGGCGCCATCAACACCGTCGTCGGATCGGGAACGCTCATCACGTTCCCCGTCCTCCTCGCCACCGGCCTGCCGCCGATCACCGCCAACGTCTCCAACACCCTCGGACTCGTCTCCGGCTCCATCAGCGGCGCCGTCGGCTACCGCAGCGAACTCAAGGGCCAGAAAGCCCGCGTCCTCCGCCTCGGAGGAACCGCCCTCGTCGGCGGACTCGTCGGCGCGATCCTCCTCCTCGCCCTGCCCTCCGACGCCTTCGACGCGATCGTCCCCGTCCTCATCGGCATCGCGCTGCTGCTCGTCCTGCTCCAGCCCCGCATCGCCGCCGCCGTCCAGCGCCGCCGCGAGGCCACCGGCACCGAGGCCCACCCCGACGGCGGCCCCGTCCTCCTCGTCGGACTCTTCCTCGCCAGCATCTACGGGGGCTACTTCGGCGCCGCCCAGGGCGTCCTCTACCTCTCGCTCATGGGCCTGCTGATCCACGACACCCTGCAGCGCATCAACGCCGTCAAGAACATCCTCGGCGCCGTCGTCAACGGCGTCGCCGCCGCCTTCTTCCTCTTCGTCGCCGACTTCGACTGGACCGCCGTCCTGCTCATCGCCGTCGGCTCCACCATCGGCGGCCAGATCGGAGCCAAGGTCGGCAAGCGCCTCTCACCCGCCGTCCTGCGCGGAGTGATCATCGCCGTCGGCATCGTCGCCATCCTCCAGCTCACCCTGAAATGA